A genome region from Bacteroidia bacterium includes the following:
- a CDS encoding DUF6600 domain-containing protein, whose translation MKLFIKFSAIVVVLSAMSCYPTRVVYRDPPPPQQVVQAPPQQPYSQGYNQDQYAQDPQQPSSYQTFYDNLSPYGEWINSPEYGYVWRPNVGGDFQPYASNGYWVMSNYGWTWKSNYQWGWATFHYGRWAQDPMYGWMWIPGNTWGPAWVSWRQTGSDYGWAPMGPGMEVNASYGNNYANNYNIPNNQWVFAPRGQINNQNVSNYYAPREQNNTIISNSTVITNTTNSNTVNNTTNNNTTNNSTVVNNYYGSGSANNTNGNGGTNGNGSAVTPNSISNYPAGPRASEVELATGTKITPVMIVQSNHPGTSVKNGQMQIYHPIITANSKTPAPGVQAPAPKKITPVENLKPVAHPENGSNVKSTFFPTKNSTTEPVRPNNTQSEPVRPNNPEPVRPNNPEPVRPNNPEPVRPNNPEPVRPNNPEPIRPNNPEPVRPNNNNQERRQNNAPKMNNNKKVQPQHPRPAKVNNPKPQKKEQKMQEDKKANLG comes from the coding sequence GCAAGTTGTGCAGGCGCCGCCACAGCAACCGTATAGTCAAGGATACAATCAAGATCAATATGCACAAGATCCTCAGCAACCTTCATCATATCAAACTTTTTATGATAATTTGAGTCCTTATGGAGAATGGATTAATTCTCCTGAGTATGGTTATGTTTGGAGACCGAATGTAGGAGGTGATTTTCAACCTTATGCAAGCAATGGCTATTGGGTAATGAGCAATTATGGTTGGACATGGAAATCCAATTACCAATGGGGTTGGGCAACTTTCCATTATGGACGATGGGCACAAGATCCAATGTATGGTTGGATGTGGATTCCTGGAAATACGTGGGGTCCTGCATGGGTATCTTGGCGTCAAACAGGAAGCGACTATGGTTGGGCACCAATGGGACCTGGTATGGAAGTGAATGCGTCCTACGGGAATAATTATGCGAATAATTACAATATTCCAAATAATCAATGGGTTTTTGCACCTCGTGGACAAATAAATAATCAAAATGTGAGCAATTATTACGCTCCTCGCGAACAAAACAATACGATTATTAGTAATTCTACTGTGATTACGAATACCACTAATAGTAATACTGTTAATAATACAACAAACAACAATACTACAAACAATAGCACTGTTGTGAATAATTATTATGGTAGCGGAAGTGCTAATAATACTAATGGAAATGGAGGAACAAATGGAAATGGTTCAGCTGTTACACCAAATTCAATCTCAAATTATCCTGCAGGACCAAGAGCAAGCGAGGTAGAGTTAGCCACAGGAACAAAAATAACACCTGTTATGATTGTTCAAAGCAACCATCCAGGAACCTCTGTAAAAAATGGCCAAATGCAAATTTATCATCCGATAATTACGGCAAACTCAAAAACACCAGCTCCTGGTGTGCAAGCTCCAGCTCCCAAAAAAATTACACCAGTAGAAAATCTTAAGCCAGTTGCTCATCCCGAAAATGGTAGTAACGTGAAAAGCACTTTTTTCCCTACTAAAAATAGTACGACCGAGCCAGTAAGACCAAATAATACCCAGTCGGAACCGGTAAGACCAAATAATCCAGAGCCAGTAAGACCGAATAATCCAGAACCAGTAAGACCGAATAATCCAGAACCGGTAAGACCGAATAATCCAGAACCGGTAAGACCGAACAATCCAGAACCAATAAGACCGAACAATCCAGAACCAGTAAGACCGAATAATAACAATCAAGAAAGAAGGCAAAACAATGCGCCTAAAATGAATAATAATAAAAAAGTTCAACCACAACATCCTCGTCCGGCTAAGGTCAATAATCCGAAACCGCAAAAAAAAGAACAGAAAATGCAAGAGGATAAAAAGGCAAATTTAGGATAG